The Myxococcales bacterium genomic sequence TCGTGGCGATTTGCACACGGCGGCTTCGCCGGGCGAAGTATTGGCCGCGCGAGGGCGCAGGCACGACCCCGCCGAACCAAGCCGACCAGGCCGTGCCACAGGCCTGGCCGAACACCTGGTGCAGGCACACCAGGGCGATGAGGGAGGCGGGCGTGAGCCACGCGTAGGCGTCGGCCAGGGCGAGCGCCGCGAGGCACAAGGCCTGCAAACCCGCGCTCACCACCACCAGCGGTTTCCGGGCGCCGCCCCGGTCGGCGAAGCGCAGGGCGATGACGGGTCCCAGCCCTCCGACGAAGAGCGGCAGGCCCACCACCAACCCCAGCTGGAGGGCGTTTGCGCCGAGCCGCACGGCATCGGCCAGGAAATAGCCCTCGCCCGCGCCCACCATCACGGCATAGAAGACAGCTTCCAGCAGCGAAAGTGACATCGCGCGCGCGCGCGCCGCAGGGTCGAGCGTAAGGGCGCGTAGAGGACTCATGACGGCAGCGCGACGGCCCGAAATCGAAGGCGAGGCAAGGACAAACTCTCAGTTTCAAGCTAGGGCCGCCGCCCGCTCCGTGCAACGTCCATCGTTCGCGCCGCCCGGTCCTGCCCACGCCGGCCCGCGGGCCTGGGAGAACGCCCCGGCGGCACCACCGCGCCGGCCCAAGCGCGCGGGGCTGTGGTAAGAAGCGCGCCCATGAGCACCCCCTCTGCCTCGGGCCCCTCGTTGCCGGTCCGCGTCCGCATCGCACCGTCCCCCACGGGGGACCCTCACGTGGGCACGGCGTACATCGCGCTCTTCAACTACGTTTTTGCCAAGAAGCACGGCGGCCAGTTCGTGTTGCGCATCGAGGATACGGATCAAACCCGGTCTCATCCCGAGTCTGAAAAAGCCATTCTGCGCGCCTTGTCCTGGGTGGGGCTTTCGTGGGACGAGGGGCCCGACGTGGGAGGCCCTCACGGCCCTTATCGTCAGTCGGAGCGAGCGGACCTCTATAGACAGGCTGCCGCGCGCTTGGTGGAAAGCGGAACCGCCTACCGGTGCTTCTGTTCGTCTGAACGCATGGAACAGGTGCGCAAAGCCCAGCAGGCTGCCGGCGGCTTCCAGGGCTATGATCGACACTGCCGCGAGATCGACCCTGCCCAGGCAGAGGCCCGCGCGGCCTCGGGCGAATCGTTCGTGATTCGCCTGAAGATGCCCACCGAGGGGCAAACCCTCGTCAAGGACCTGCTGCGCGGGGACGTCAGCTTCGAGAACACCCAGATCGATGACCAGGTGCTGCTCAAGTCGGACGGCTTTCCCACCTACCACCTGGCCAACGTGGTGGACGACCACGACATGAAGATCACGCATGTGATCCGGGCCGAGGAGTGGCTCGTGTCGACCCCGAAGCACGAAGCGCTCTACCGCGCCTTCGGCTGGCAGCCGCCGGTCTGGGTGCACATGCCCTTGCTCCGCAACAACGACAAATCGAAGATCTCGAAGCGCAAAAATCCCGTTTCGCTCGACTATTACCGGGATGCGGGTTTTTTGCCCGAAGCCTTGCTGAACTACCTCGGGACCATGGGGTGGTCGATTGCGGGCGATCGCGATCGCTTCACCCTCGACGAAATGATCCAGGCATTCACCTTCGATCGCGTCAGCCTGGGCGGTCCCGTGTTCGATCTGGTGAAGCTCTCCGCGATGAACGCGCAATACCTGCGCAGTCTCGACGATCAGCAGATCGTCGATCGGCTGCGGGCCTGGCGCTTCTCGGACGCTTACCTGCGCGGCTTGGTGCCCCTGGTGCGCGAGCGGATCGCCGTGCTTTCGGACTTCGTGGGGAAGACGGACTTTTTCTTTCAGGGAGACGTGGACCACGCCGCCATGGTCTCGGAGCTCTTCCCGAAAAAACGCAGCCGCAAGGAGACCGTCGACCTGCTCAAGCAGCTCGTCGAGTGGCTCGACACCCAGCGTGACTTTGCGCCCGCGGTGCTCGAACCGGGCGTGCGCGCCTTTGCCGAGAAGGTGGGTTGGGCGCCCAAGGAGGTGTTCATGCTTCTGCGCACGGGCGCCACGGCTCGCAAAGCCACCCCCCCTCTCTTCGAGACCCTGGACGTGCTCGGCCGCGATCTGGTGCGTCACCGCTTGCGTGAATGCCTGAAGTTCATGGCCACCCTGCCCGAGGCCCCGGCCAGCTGATCACACGGCCGCACGGGCGGGGTGGGGCGTGCTGCGCTTCACCTTGCCCTTCGTGAGCTTGGCCACGATTTCGGCCGCCGGCAGCGGCTTGCTGAAGAAAAAGCCCTGCATTTCGTCCACGCCCAGGGCCACCAGCCGCTGGCGTTGCTCGTCGGTCTCCACCCCTTCGGCCACCGTGCGCAACCCGAGCGCCTGCGCGATGGCGATCATGGCTTTGACCAGGGTCTCCGAGTTGTGGTCGGTGCCCATGTCCATCACGAACGAGCGATCGATCTTGAGGGCGTCCACCCGGAAGCGCTTCAGGTAGGCAAGGGAGGAGTAACCCGTGCCAAAGTCGTCGATGGCCAGCTGGATGCCGAGCGCGCGCAACCGCGCCAGGTGCTCACGGCAGCTGGAGTCACCTTGCATCAGCACGGCCTCGGTGATCTCGAGCTCGAGGTTGGTGGGGTCGAGCCCCGTGCGCTGCAGGATTTCGTCGACGCGGGTGACGACGTGAGGATCGCGCAGCTGCACGGGGGAGAGGTTCACGGCGATGCGCAGCCCCTCGTAGCCTGCCTGCTCAAAGGCTTTGATCTGGCGGCAGCTTTCTTCCAGAACCCACGTGCCGATCTCCTGAATGACCCCCGTTTCCTCGGCCAGGGGAATGAAGAGCGCGGGACTGATGAGCCCCCGTTCGCCGTGGTTCCACCGAACGAGCGCCTCGAGCCCGATCACCCGGCTCGATTCAGGGTCGATCTGGGGTTGGTAAAACACCACCAGCTCCTCCCGGCCCACGGCGTGGCGCAGGTCGGCCTCCAGCTCGAGGCGCTGGGTCGCGTTGGCGTTCATCGTGGGGTTGAAGGTGTAAAGCCGCCTGCGGCCATCGGCCTTGGCGCGGTTCATGGCGGTGTCAGCGTTCTTGAGCAGGGTGTCGCAGTCGTCGCCGTCGCCCGGATACACGGCCACGCCGATGCTGAACGTGACGAAGATCTTGTGTGTGCCTCCCAGCAGGATGGGCTGGTCCTGAAGCCTCAGCACCTTGGCCGCGATGGACGAGACGTTGTCTTCGGTCTGAAGCCCCGGCAGCACGAGCACGAACTCGTCACCGCCAAAGCGGGCCACCGTGTCGGACTTGCGCAGGCAGCCGCGCAATGACGTGGCCACCTTTTCGAGCAGCTCGTCCCCCGTCACGTGCCCGAGGGTGTCGTTCACCTTCTTGAAGTTGTCGACGTCGACGAACATGACCGCCACACGGGAGCTGTCGCGCTGGGCGTGGGCCAGCTCGAGCCGGAGACGGTCGGTGAGCAACACGCGGTTCGGAAGCCCTGTCACGGGATCGTGAAACGCCAAAAAGTGCGCCGCCTCCTGCATGCGCTCCTTCTCCCGCAGCTCGTGCGCGAGACGGCGGCTGAGGTCCTTGAGGTGACCCACCCCCGCACCCACCACCACACCCGACAGGATGCCCACGATGCCGCGGGCCACTATCTCGACCGTTGGCAGGTGCTCGAGGCGTGAGGCGACCAGCACGTTGACCGCAGCGGCGCAGAGCGCAGCGACCGAACCCCACACGAGCCCGCCGGCTCCGGCCGCGGTGATGATGGCCACGAAGGAGAGCAAAAACGCGCTCTCCCCCACCCAGCGCGCGAGGGGCCACGCCACCGCGGCGTAGGTCGCGATCGAAGCCAGACACAGCAGGGCGCGGGCACGTGACGGAGGGCGGGGCGGGCCGGTGGGCTCCAAGGCCACGGCTTGCGTCAAGGAGCCGCTCGTGATTCTCACGAGGGGGGACCATCGGCATCTCGGTCGCCGACATTGAGCCCAGACCTCGGCGCCGAGGCGCAAGTTTTGCATCTCGACGACGCAGCTCCGGGGCGCCGCTACGAAAACCAGAGTTTGCGGCGCGTTATCCGACAACAAATCACACCTGATTACAATCGGATGACAATTGCCCCGGTACCTTGAAAGACATGGACGTTTCTGGTGCTCTGATTGCCCTTTATCTGGGAATCTTGCTGTGTTTGGCGGTCTTCGGATTCCACCGCTCGCACCTGGTCTACTTGTTCTACAAACACAAGAGCCGGCGCCCCGAGGCTGACACCCGCTACAAAGAGTTGCCCGCGGTCACGGTGCAGCTGCCGCTTTTCAATGAGATGTACGTGGCTGAGCGTTTGCTCGACGCGGTGGCAGCCATTCGTTACCCCCGGGACCGTTTCCAGATCCAGGTGCTGGACGATTCGACGGACGAGACCCGCGACATCTGCCGCCGGAAGGTCGAGGCGCTCAGGGC encodes the following:
- the gltX gene encoding glutamate--tRNA ligase — encoded protein: MSTPSASGPSLPVRVRIAPSPTGDPHVGTAYIALFNYVFAKKHGGQFVLRIEDTDQTRSHPESEKAILRALSWVGLSWDEGPDVGGPHGPYRQSERADLYRQAAARLVESGTAYRCFCSSERMEQVRKAQQAAGGFQGYDRHCREIDPAQAEARAASGESFVIRLKMPTEGQTLVKDLLRGDVSFENTQIDDQVLLKSDGFPTYHLANVVDDHDMKITHVIRAEEWLVSTPKHEALYRAFGWQPPVWVHMPLLRNNDKSKISKRKNPVSLDYYRDAGFLPEALLNYLGTMGWSIAGDRDRFTLDEMIQAFTFDRVSLGGPVFDLVKLSAMNAQYLRSLDDQQIVDRLRAWRFSDAYLRGLVPLVRERIAVLSDFVGKTDFFFQGDVDHAAMVSELFPKKRSRKETVDLLKQLVEWLDTQRDFAPAVLEPGVRAFAEKVGWAPKEVFMLLRTGATARKATPPLFETLDVLGRDLVRHRLRECLKFMATLPEAPAS
- a CDS encoding EAL domain-containing protein translates to MRITSGSLTQAVALEPTGPPRPPSRARALLCLASIATYAAVAWPLARWVGESAFLLSFVAIITAAGAGGLVWGSVAALCAAAVNVLVASRLEHLPTVEIVARGIVGILSGVVVGAGVGHLKDLSRRLAHELREKERMQEAAHFLAFHDPVTGLPNRVLLTDRLRLELAHAQRDSSRVAVMFVDVDNFKKVNDTLGHVTGDELLEKVATSLRGCLRKSDTVARFGGDEFVLVLPGLQTEDNVSSIAAKVLRLQDQPILLGGTHKIFVTFSIGVAVYPGDGDDCDTLLKNADTAMNRAKADGRRRLYTFNPTMNANATQRLELEADLRHAVGREELVVFYQPQIDPESSRVIGLEALVRWNHGERGLISPALFIPLAEETGVIQEIGTWVLEESCRQIKAFEQAGYEGLRIAVNLSPVQLRDPHVVTRVDEILQRTGLDPTNLELEITEAVLMQGDSSCREHLARLRALGIQLAIDDFGTGYSSLAYLKRFRVDALKIDRSFVMDMGTDHNSETLVKAMIAIAQALGLRTVAEGVETDEQRQRLVALGVDEMQGFFFSKPLPAAEIVAKLTKGKVKRSTPHPARAAV